The Pseudorhodobacter turbinis genome contains a region encoding:
- a CDS encoding efflux RND transporter permease subunit yields MTAPSTPKTRSGFADLFVARPIFGIVINLLILIAGLAALASVDVREMPDVDQPVLSVRTTYEGAVPSTVDREVTQVLEDALSALEGLSYIESTSSTGSSRITIDLSEGTDVDVAANEAREIISGTLRQLPSALEDDPSVSKSDSNADAIIRLALLGDASLDELTALAEGAVYDRLSVIDGIAEVTLRGDRPNEFLVTLDMPALLSRGMTVFDVSDALSALRDDTPLGQLETNSQTLALRVGNANVTTAMVGQVPIDAKTRVSDVAFVRLVPKDGAVVTRVNGQTAVGLDITRQSVGNTLAISKDVGIAVAELQSSLPEGVQLIVTSDDGTFIAGSLSEVMKSIGLATVIVIVVIFAFLRSPRATIIPAVTIPVSLIGTIAAIWLTGFSVNTISLLALVLATGMVVDDSIVVIENIVRKRKQGMGAFAAAAAGTNEVFFAVISTTATLAAVFIPISFLPGQAGGVFSEFGFVLAFAVTLSSITALTLAPVMAAFLDPGKVDASSPAPVKPGFAARSFDAVMDRAIRMPLLVLAIAGGFVIIAAGAAGTLSSSITPEEDRGFFLIQARGASDTTIDYLDTQVAMVEEILTPYQESGEIAAVQSIIGVGGGTRAFIVVRLPDWSERDRSQAQIIDEISTSLAQVPGVQASARSTNSLNIRGAGQGLQFAVTGKDVEAMTKAADALVAAIAQDEAFLNPQLSNDSVQAQYEVRVDPEMTSVFGLTEAEITQTVSAMVQGKTAVSVFSDDIETDVNIVPGGQPINDPSDLENIQLRLPGGSYVPLSAAAELVPVVSQSTLERQGGSLAVSVQANLAEGVDLGTAMSRVTEIAAEILPDGMGLTFTGEAATLSDSQTEMFIVFGVAFVVVFLVLAAQFESIASAVVIMLTVPFGLAAALLAISLSGGSLNYYSQIGLVMLIGVMAKNGILIVEFANQLREDGQDIDSAIRDALRLRIRPVMMTMVSTVFGGLPLIFTSGAGAEARIAVGWVIVGGLGFATVFTLFLTPVFYRWIAVWGSDPGMAAQRLMRENQNSTPLPAQ; encoded by the coding sequence ATGACCGCGCCGAGCACCCCTAAAACCCGATCCGGCTTTGCGGATCTATTCGTCGCCCGCCCGATTTTCGGCATTGTGATCAACCTTTTGATCCTTATCGCCGGCCTGGCGGCACTAGCCTCTGTCGATGTGCGGGAAATGCCGGATGTGGACCAGCCGGTTTTGTCGGTACGCACCACCTATGAGGGCGCGGTGCCAAGTACGGTTGACCGCGAGGTTACGCAGGTTCTTGAGGACGCCCTCAGCGCACTCGAGGGGCTTTCCTATATCGAGTCCACCTCGTCTACCGGCTCCAGCCGCATCACCATTGACCTTTCTGAGGGCACCGATGTGGATGTTGCTGCCAATGAGGCCCGCGAGATTATCTCCGGCACACTGCGCCAGTTGCCAAGCGCACTTGAGGATGACCCGAGTGTGTCGAAAAGCGACAGCAATGCCGACGCGATCATTCGTCTTGCGCTTTTGGGCGATGCCAGCCTTGATGAGCTGACTGCATTGGCCGAAGGTGCGGTCTATGACCGGCTTTCCGTTATCGACGGCATTGCCGAGGTTACGTTGCGCGGCGACCGGCCGAACGAGTTCCTTGTGACCCTTGATATGCCCGCCCTCCTGAGCCGCGGCATGACGGTTTTTGACGTATCCGACGCGCTTTCGGCCCTGCGCGATGACACGCCGCTGGGGCAGCTGGAAACGAACTCCCAAACCCTTGCGCTGCGCGTCGGCAATGCCAATGTGACAACCGCCATGGTCGGTCAGGTGCCGATCGATGCGAAAACGCGGGTCTCGGATGTGGCCTTTGTGCGGCTGGTTCCCAAAGACGGCGCGGTAGTGACGCGCGTCAACGGGCAAACCGCCGTTGGGCTGGACATCACGCGCCAATCCGTGGGCAACACGCTGGCCATCTCCAAGGATGTGGGCATTGCGGTGGCAGAGCTGCAGTCATCGTTGCCAGAAGGTGTTCAGCTTATCGTCACATCCGACGACGGCACCTTTATTGCGGGATCGCTAAGCGAGGTCATGAAGTCCATCGGCTTGGCCACAGTGATTGTTATTGTGGTAATCTTTGCTTTCTTGCGGTCGCCGCGCGCCACGATCATTCCTGCCGTAACCATCCCTGTATCGCTGATCGGCACCATTGCTGCGATCTGGCTGACGGGCTTTTCGGTCAATACCATCAGCCTCTTGGCGTTGGTTTTGGCAACCGGCATGGTGGTGGACGATTCCATCGTGGTGATCGAGAACATCGTGCGCAAACGCAAACAGGGCATGGGCGCCTTTGCCGCCGCAGCCGCTGGCACAAACGAAGTGTTTTTCGCCGTCATCTCGACCACGGCCACGCTTGCCGCCGTGTTCATCCCCATCTCGTTTTTGCCCGGTCAGGCAGGCGGCGTGTTCAGCGAGTTCGGTTTTGTGCTCGCCTTTGCTGTGACCCTATCCTCGATCACCGCTTTGACCTTGGCCCCCGTCATGGCCGCCTTTCTTGACCCGGGCAAGGTAGACGCTTCGTCGCCAGCCCCCGTCAAACCCGGCTTTGCCGCGCGCAGCTTTGACGCGGTGATGGACCGCGCGATCCGGATGCCATTGCTTGTGCTGGCCATTGCGGGCGGTTTCGTCATCATCGCTGCAGGGGCCGCAGGCACCCTGTCATCCAGCATCACCCCAGAAGAGGATCGGGGTTTCTTCCTGATCCAGGCGCGGGGGGCCTCGGATACGACCATCGACTATCTTGATACCCAAGTGGCCATGGTGGAAGAGATCCTGACCCCCTATCAGGAAAGCGGTGAGATTGCCGCCGTGCAAAGCATCATCGGTGTCGGCGGCGGCACCCGCGCCTTTATCGTTGTGCGCCTTCCCGATTGGTCCGAACGTGACCGCAGCCAAGCGCAGATCATCGATGAAATCAGCACAAGTCTGGCGCAGGTTCCCGGCGTGCAGGCCAGTGCACGCTCTACCAACAGCCTGAATATTCGGGGCGCGGGGCAAGGGTTGCAATTTGCGGTCACCGGCAAGGATGTCGAAGCAATGACAAAGGCCGCCGATGCCCTTGTTGCCGCGATTGCGCAGGATGAAGCCTTCCTCAACCCCCAGCTTTCCAATGATTCAGTGCAGGCCCAATATGAGGTGCGCGTTGATCCGGAAATGACCAGCGTCTTTGGCCTGACCGAGGCCGAGATCACCCAGACCGTAAGCGCGATGGTTCAGGGCAAAACGGCCGTCTCTGTATTCAGCGACGATATTGAAACCGACGTGAATATCGTTCCGGGTGGCCAGCCGATCAATGATCCCTCAGACTTGGAAAACATCCAGTTGCGCCTGCCCGGTGGCAGCTATGTCCCCCTGTCCGCCGCAGCAGAGTTGGTGCCGGTTGTCAGCCAGTCGACGCTGGAACGGCAGGGCGGCTCTCTGGCGGTCTCGGTACAGGCCAACCTCGCCGAAGGCGTCGATCTTGGCACCGCGATGTCCCGCGTAACAGAAATCGCCGCCGAGATATTGCCCGACGGCATGGGCCTGACGTTCACCGGCGAAGCGGCCACCCTAAGCGACAGCCAGACCGAGATGTTCATCGTGTTCGGTGTGGCCTTCGTTGTGGTCTTCCTCGTCCTTGCCGCGCAATTTGAAAGCATTGCCAGCGCTGTCGTTATCATGCTGACAGTGCCATTTGGCCTTGCCGCAGCGCTTTTGGCAATCTCGCTTAGCGGCGGGTCGCTAAACTATTACAGCCAGATCGGGCTGGTGATGCTGATCGGGGTAATGGCCAAGAACGGTATCCTGATCGTCGAATTTGCCAATCAGTTGCGTGAGGATGGCCAAGATATCGATAGCGCAATCCGCGATGCCTTGCGGCTTCGGATCAGGCCGGTGATGATGACGATGGTCTCAACGGTTTTTGGCGGCTTGCCCCTGATCTTTACATCTGGCGCCGGAGCAGAGGCGCGCATCGCCGTCGGCTGGGTCATCGTCGGCGGGCTTGGTTTTGCCACTGTCTTTACCCTGTTCCTAACGCCGGTCTTTTACCGCTGGATTGCGGTATGGGGATCTGATCCGGGCATGGCCGCCCAACGGCTTATGCGGGAAAACCAGAACAGCACCCCTCTTCCGGCACAATAG
- a CDS encoding transposase — MSAKIEAIAKEDETICRLLSVPGIGPLGATALVAAAGDGKQFRKARDMNRPGFTGE; from the coding sequence TTGAGCGCAAAGATCGAGGCAATAGCCAAAGAGGATGAGACGATCTGCAGACTGCTGAGCGTCCCTGGCATTGGCCCCTTGGGCGCAACAGCACTTGTGGCGGCGGCCGGTGATGGCAAACAATTCCGCAAAGCCCGAGACATGAACCGCCCCGGGTTTACCGGAGAGTAA
- a CDS encoding transposase produces the protein MMKRKNRAPEFKAKVALEAILEEMTLSELSKKYGVHATQISTWKRAAIENMAATFGRRGPDPDMPSSADIAKLHSKIGQLVVERDFFAGASVQLLGTRGKKW, from the coding sequence ATGATGAAGAGAAAGAACCGCGCGCCCGAGTTCAAAGCCAAGGTTGCGCTTGAGGCGATCCTTGAGGAGATGACGCTTTCTGAGCTGTCGAAGAAGTATGGGGTGCATGCGACCCAGATCAGCACGTGGAAACGTGCGGCGATTGAGAACATGGCTGCGACGTTTGGGCGACGAGGACCCGATCCTGATATGCCCAGCTCGGCTGATATAGCAAAGCTGCACTCAAAGATTGGGCAGCTTGTCGTGGAGCGGGATTTTTTTGCCGGTGCCTCGGTTCAACTGCTCGGGACGCGAGGCAAAAAATGGTGA
- a CDS encoding putative bifunctional diguanylate cyclase/phosphodiesterase — protein MIFASLIGRLSDRFTSHLIARRMRVAGVVNVNETDIGAIRQAQIRAVLSISTIMMAANIVNSSALLLIEVELGSLHFSTLMWAAIIFFFAAQNFRAARHFLRAPLRPTSSERGTGKIVITSVLLALFWCYPMLALLDEASLVEFAFISTMTAGMIAGGALSLYPVPLAAVSYTGILLAAALYAVLGGVTGHILPFMTIIIAFAVIILMAIHRHNGIFFLELAARIEAERQRDMTNLLLDTYHGEGGQYLWRATTNFDLITDAAPLLQMIGLKASVGQKTNLFDLLEIAGFSLPAADDGVQVPTADTLADLGGTGITIRKDGRVLKVAARQFGGSQLQASGYLGYVKDITAETLAAEERERLAMLDSWTDLLNYREFSKRGERMISRAAPGAYNLYLFIDADDLKTVNDQHGHAAGDQLILTISRQLTKTLPENALIARKGGDEFLALMQCRDAVHGETIVLELLRVLRSSFQFGKSDIAYSCCIGASISHSGQSGLAQMELEADRALYNAKSTGKRRARFYDAKIGAEIGRNRRLAMDLLTAIETNSLDVHYQPINGGPADAVLGAEALLRWTHPEFGAIPPLEILTLAREIGVSDQINELVLRKAAAVAANWPKDTFISVNLNASDLKTHGLADSILTLIRNQGLTPDRLWLEVTEAEALVDCEKVRANIVRLRAEGIVMAIDDFGTGYSSFSTFDQHDFDVIKIDRSLVAQSRTSVNSRIFLRSIHDLASANGCRVVAEGIETAEEMDAIRTIGFEFTQGFLFSRPMKASQITRLFTHDCSLQVSSDKPRPQIL, from the coding sequence ATGATTTTCGCCTCCCTCATCGGGCGCCTATCTGATCGGTTCACGTCTCACCTCATTGCCCGCCGCATGAGAGTGGCGGGCGTTGTCAATGTCAACGAGACCGATATCGGCGCCATCCGTCAGGCACAGATCCGAGCGGTTCTATCGATCTCCACAATCATGATGGCCGCAAATATCGTTAACTCAAGCGCGCTTCTACTGATCGAAGTCGAGTTAGGCTCTTTGCACTTTTCGACACTGATGTGGGCGGCAATCATATTTTTCTTTGCCGCTCAGAATTTTCGGGCCGCCCGCCACTTTTTACGCGCGCCTCTCCGTCCGACATCAAGCGAGCGTGGCACAGGCAAAATCGTCATCACCTCGGTCCTTTTGGCGCTGTTTTGGTGCTACCCTATGCTCGCCCTCCTCGACGAGGCTTCCTTGGTCGAGTTCGCCTTCATCTCGACAATGACCGCCGGAATGATCGCTGGTGGCGCACTTTCACTCTATCCGGTTCCACTTGCTGCGGTCTCTTATACGGGAATCTTGCTGGCGGCCGCGCTATACGCCGTTCTTGGCGGCGTCACCGGGCACATTCTTCCCTTTATGACGATAATTATCGCCTTTGCAGTCATCATACTAATGGCGATCCATCGGCATAACGGTATCTTCTTTCTCGAGCTGGCCGCAAGGATCGAGGCAGAGCGCCAGCGGGATATGACCAACCTTCTGCTCGACACCTACCATGGAGAAGGCGGCCAATATCTTTGGCGGGCCACGACAAACTTTGACCTTATCACGGACGCCGCGCCACTGTTGCAAATGATCGGCCTCAAAGCCTCTGTGGGGCAGAAAACCAACCTGTTTGATCTGCTGGAAATAGCCGGGTTTTCTCTGCCTGCCGCGGATGATGGCGTGCAGGTCCCGACGGCAGATACCCTTGCCGACCTTGGCGGAACAGGCATCACAATACGAAAAGACGGCAGGGTTCTTAAAGTTGCTGCGCGGCAATTCGGGGGCAGCCAACTACAGGCATCGGGGTACCTCGGATACGTTAAAGACATCACTGCCGAGACACTGGCCGCCGAAGAGCGCGAACGCTTGGCGATGCTGGACTCGTGGACCGACCTTTTGAATTACCGGGAATTTTCCAAACGTGGTGAGCGTATGATAAGCAGGGCGGCACCCGGCGCCTACAATCTCTATTTGTTCATAGACGCGGATGATCTGAAGACCGTCAACGACCAACACGGTCACGCAGCCGGGGATCAGTTGATCCTAACCATCTCGCGCCAACTGACCAAAACTCTGCCTGAGAACGCACTCATAGCGCGCAAAGGCGGCGACGAATTCCTCGCCCTCATGCAGTGCCGTGATGCTGTGCACGGTGAAACGATTGTGCTTGAGCTTTTGCGGGTACTCCGCTCAAGCTTTCAATTCGGCAAATCGGACATTGCCTATTCGTGCTGCATCGGAGCAAGCATCTCTCATAGCGGTCAGTCCGGACTGGCGCAAATGGAACTCGAGGCGGACCGCGCGCTCTACAATGCAAAATCCACCGGGAAACGCCGTGCCCGGTTTTATGACGCGAAGATAGGTGCTGAAATTGGCCGGAACCGCCGCCTCGCGATGGACTTACTTACAGCGATCGAAACGAATAGTCTCGATGTCCACTACCAGCCGATCAATGGCGGACCCGCAGACGCTGTACTTGGCGCGGAAGCCCTGCTTCGATGGACACACCCGGAGTTCGGTGCCATCCCGCCATTGGAAATACTTACGCTTGCCCGCGAAATTGGCGTGAGCGATCAAATCAACGAATTGGTTCTGCGCAAGGCCGCTGCGGTCGCCGCCAATTGGCCAAAGGACACATTTATCAGCGTTAACCTGAACGCCTCGGACCTCAAGACACACGGCCTTGCGGATTCAATCCTGACGTTGATCAGGAACCAAGGCCTGACACCAGACCGGCTTTGGCTCGAGGTTACCGAGGCCGAGGCGCTCGTCGACTGCGAAAAAGTCAGGGCCAACATCGTCCGTCTGCGCGCCGAGGGGATCGTGATGGCGATCGACGATTTCGGAACGGGGTATTCATCCTTCAGCACTTTCGATCAACATGACTTCGACGTAATCAAGATTGACCGTTCCCTCGTGGCCCAAAGCAGGACAAGCGTCAACAGCCGTATTTTCTTGCGATCCATCCATGATCTGGCAAGCGCGAATGGCTGTCGGGTTGTCGCAGAAGGTATCGAGACCGCAGAAGAAATGGACGCCATCAGAACGATCGGCTTCGAATTCACCCAAGGTTTCTTATTTTCGCGACCAATGAAGGCCAGCCAGATCACCAGGCTATTCACCCATGACTGCAGTCTTCAGGTGAGCTCAGACAAGCCAAGGCCACAGATTCTGTAA
- a CDS encoding fumarate hydratase, with protein sequence MSARILEADLIASVAEALQYISYYHPPDFIAAMADAYRREQSPSAKAAIAQILINSRMCATGHRPICQDTGTANVFVKVGVEARTDWTRPLQDMIDDAVRAAWKLETNPLRASVIIDPLDSRRNSGDNTPAMVQVQLVAGDAVDITVSAKGGGSENKTQFAVLNPSGSVADWVVDRVAQMGAGWCPPGMLGIGVGGSVDKAMAMAKASLNEPIDITDLRARGPATRVEEMRLEILDRVNALGIGAQGLGGLTTVLDVKIATYPTHAASMPVALIPNCAATRHIDFTLTGDGPAVFTPPDLSLWPQIDGQGPVGRRLSLDNLNAEVLAGLKSGETLLLSGTLYTGRDAAHKRMVETLRAGGTLPVDLKGRALYYVGPVDAVPGEIIGPAGPTTATRMDKFTEEVLAATGLKIMIGKAERGAEAIEAIRRHGAIYMIAVGGAAYLVSQSIKAARVVAYDDLGMEAIREFTVKDMPVTVAVDTTGTSIHETGPRQWART encoded by the coding sequence ATGAGCGCGCGCATTCTGGAGGCCGACCTGATTGCCAGCGTCGCCGAGGCGCTACAGTATATCTCCTACTATCATCCGCCCGATTTTATCGCTGCCATGGCAGACGCCTACAGACGCGAGCAAAGTCCGTCGGCCAAGGCCGCAATCGCACAGATCCTGATCAATTCGCGCATGTGCGCAACCGGACACCGCCCGATCTGTCAGGATACCGGCACGGCCAATGTCTTTGTCAAAGTCGGCGTCGAGGCCCGCACCGACTGGACCCGCCCCCTACAGGACATGATAGACGACGCCGTGCGCGCGGCCTGGAAACTCGAAACGAATCCGCTACGCGCCTCCGTCATCATTGATCCGCTGGATAGCCGACGCAACAGCGGGGACAATACGCCAGCCATGGTGCAGGTCCAGTTGGTCGCGGGCGATGCGGTGGATATCACCGTCTCTGCCAAGGGCGGCGGGTCCGAAAACAAGACCCAATTCGCGGTGCTGAACCCTTCGGGAAGCGTTGCCGATTGGGTCGTGGACCGTGTCGCACAGATGGGCGCTGGCTGGTGCCCGCCGGGTATGCTGGGCATCGGTGTGGGCGGTAGCGTGGACAAGGCAATGGCGATGGCCAAGGCCTCTCTGAACGAACCCATAGATATCACCGACCTGCGCGCGCGCGGACCCGCGACACGTGTCGAGGAAATGCGGTTGGAGATACTGGACCGCGTCAACGCGCTGGGGATCGGCGCGCAAGGGTTGGGGGGCCTAACCACTGTACTTGACGTCAAGATCGCGACCTATCCCACACATGCCGCCTCGATGCCGGTCGCACTGATCCCAAATTGCGCTGCCACACGGCATATCGACTTCACGCTTACCGGCGATGGCCCGGCGGTCTTTACACCGCCAGACCTGTCGCTTTGGCCACAGATCGACGGGCAAGGCCCCGTCGGGCGTCGTTTGTCGCTTGATAATCTAAACGCAGAGGTGCTGGCCGGTTTGAAATCGGGCGAGACGCTTTTACTCTCGGGGACACTCTACACAGGTCGCGACGCAGCCCATAAACGCATGGTCGAAACCCTGCGCGCAGGCGGCACCCTACCCGTCGACCTGAAGGGGCGCGCGCTTTATTATGTTGGCCCCGTTGATGCCGTCCCCGGTGAGATCATCGGCCCGGCCGGACCCACCACCGCAACCCGTATGGACAAATTCACCGAGGAGGTGCTGGCGGCCACCGGCCTCAAGATCATGATCGGCAAAGCCGAGCGCGGCGCGGAAGCAATAGAGGCGATCCGCCGTCATGGTGCGATTTACATGATCGCCGTCGGTGGCGCGGCCTATCTGGTATCGCAGTCGATCAAGGCGGCACGCGTCGTGGCCTATGATGATCTGGGAATGGAGGCGATCCGCGAATTCACGGTCAAGGATATGCCGGTAACCGTTGCCGTCGACACAACCGGCACCTCGATCCACGAAACAGGTCCGCGCCAATGGGCACGGACCTGA
- a CDS encoding efflux RND transporter periplasmic adaptor subunit, translating to MRRLISLGMAAAILFGAYALTFGVPTAVSALIAPGTGEGTHTTAATSAGPSGARPAGRGKRSNTTTVVTAPLEMQPYESILNAIGTASSLRSVDIVSDSAGTVVEANLSANREVTEGDVLLRFDSRTEALNLEIAQANLQQASDTVTRYERLRQGGNSTVTDVTISDAQVALRLAEAAVGLAEVALDERSIPAPISGRLGLSDIQVGDRLSANDFIVNIDQADTLLVEFELPERAIGLLAEAKEVLVSTSAFTGKVITGEIISFDSRIDAVTRSVTVKARIDNSDALLWPGMTFAVRLLQESAPLPMIPSTAITWSRSGSSVWVDEGGTAKEVPVTILFRQNDSVWIDADIAEGTLVVTEGAHKLRAGSKISTAGGARNGKGRPPRTADKKTATEEPK from the coding sequence ATGCGCAGACTGATAAGCTTGGGGATGGCAGCCGCCATTTTGTTTGGGGCCTATGCCCTTACTTTTGGTGTGCCTACAGCGGTTTCAGCGCTTATCGCGCCCGGTACTGGTGAAGGGACCCACACAACAGCCGCAACGTCGGCAGGCCCTTCTGGTGCCCGCCCCGCAGGCCGGGGCAAGCGTTCCAACACGACAACCGTCGTGACCGCCCCGCTGGAAATGCAACCCTATGAGAGCATTTTGAACGCAATCGGCACTGCATCCTCCTTGCGCAGCGTCGATATTGTATCGGACAGCGCGGGGACCGTGGTCGAGGCGAACCTATCGGCAAACCGCGAAGTCACCGAAGGCGATGTCCTCCTCCGCTTTGACAGTCGCACCGAAGCATTGAACCTTGAAATTGCACAGGCCAATCTGCAACAGGCCTCGGATACGGTCACGCGATATGAGCGCCTTCGACAGGGTGGCAATTCCACCGTCACCGATGTGACCATATCAGATGCGCAGGTGGCCCTTCGGCTGGCCGAGGCTGCCGTCGGTCTGGCCGAAGTTGCGCTGGATGAGCGCAGCATCCCTGCCCCGATCAGCGGGCGTTTAGGGCTAAGTGATATCCAAGTGGGCGACAGGCTTAGCGCCAATGACTTCATCGTCAACATTGATCAGGCCGATACGCTTTTGGTGGAATTCGAACTGCCCGAACGCGCAATCGGGCTGCTGGCCGAGGCTAAAGAAGTTCTGGTTTCGACCTCGGCGTTTACCGGCAAGGTGATCACCGGAGAGATCATCTCCTTTGACAGCCGGATCGATGCGGTGACGCGCAGCGTGACGGTAAAGGCCCGGATCGACAATTCCGATGCGCTTTTGTGGCCGGGCATGACCTTTGCCGTGCGCCTGCTGCAAGAAAGCGCGCCCCTGCCGATGATCCCTTCGACCGCAATCACGTGGTCCCGCTCCGGGTCAAGCGTATGGGTGGATGAGGGCGGCACCGCCAAAGAGGTACCCGTGACGATCCTGTTCCGGCAAAACGACTCTGTCTGGATTGATGCCGATATTGCCGAAGGCACGTTGGTGGTGACAGAGGGCGCGCATAAACTGCGCGCCGGCAGCAAGATTTCCACGGCGGGCGGGGCACGTAATGGCAAGGGACGCCCTCCGCGCACGGCCGATAAGAAAACCGCGACCGAGGAACCGAAATGA
- a CDS encoding IS3 family transposase (programmed frameshift) produces the protein MKMTRYSEPQILAILRQAEGGVPVAELCREHGMSNASFYKWRAKYGGMDASMVSQMKAMEEENRRLKRMYADLSMQADLLKEALGKKLTGPSQRREMAETAVERRGVSIALACRAFEVSETCYRYSPKLKDENEVIADLLTGLTDARKTWGFGLCFLHLRNVKGHPWNHKRVYRIYCELELNLRIKPRKRLKREKPDVLAVPNRPNVTWSMDFMADRLGDGRAFRLLNVLDDFNREGLGIEVDFSLPAERVIRSLDRIIEWRGKPGTIRVDNGPEYISETLRKWAEKHSVTIQHIQPGQPQQNAYVERYNRTVRHEWLDQYIIESIEEAQDQATQWLWTYNNDRPNMGIGGITPAMKLKMAA, from the exons ATGAAAATGACCAGATATAGCGAACCCCAGATCCTTGCGATCCTGCGCCAAGCCGAAGGTGGTGTGCCGGTGGCCGAGCTTTGCCGTGAACATGGCATGAGCAATGCGTCGTTTTACAAATGGCGTGCGAAGTATGGTGGCATGGATGCATCCATGGTCAGCCAGATGAAAGCCATGGAGGAAGAGAACCGCAGGCTGAAGCGGATGTATGCAGATCTGAGCATGCAGGCGGACTTATTGAAGGAAGCCCTCGGAAAAAAGT TAACGGGGCCATCTCAGCGCCGCGAGATGGCCGAAACGGCGGTAGAGCGACGGGGCGTCAGCATCGCGCTGGCGTGCCGGGCCTTCGAGGTCAGCGAGACCTGCTATCGTTACAGCCCGAAGCTGAAAGACGAGAACGAGGTGATCGCCGATCTGCTGACAGGGCTGACGGATGCGCGCAAGACTTGGGGATTTGGCCTGTGTTTCCTGCATTTGCGCAACGTGAAGGGGCATCCGTGGAACCACAAGCGGGTCTACCGGATCTACTGTGAGCTGGAACTGAACCTGCGCATCAAGCCGCGCAAGCGGCTGAAACGGGAGAAGCCTGACGTTCTGGCGGTCCCGAACAGACCGAATGTGACCTGGTCCATGGACTTCATGGCGGATCGCCTCGGCGACGGCAGGGCTTTTCGGCTTTTGAATGTGTTGGACGACTTCAACCGCGAAGGGCTGGGGATCGAGGTTGATTTCTCGCTCCCTGCCGAACGGGTCATCCGCAGCCTTGATCGCATTATCGAATGGCGCGGAAAACCGGGCACGATCAGGGTCGACAATGGGCCGGAATATATCAGCGAAACACTGAGAAAATGGGCTGAGAAACATAGTGTTACGATCCAGCACATCCAACCCGGACAGCCCCAGCAGAACGCCTATGTCGAGCGCTACAACCGGACGGTTCGGCATGAATGGCTGGATCAATACATCATCGAAAGCATCGAGGAGGCTCAGGATCAGGCCACACAATGGCTCTGGACATATAACAACGACCGCCCGAACATGGGCATCGGCGGCATCACACCCGCTATGAAACTGAAAATGGCCGCGTAA